CACAAAGGTGCCGAGTGCCAGGCCCTCGACAATCATGTTCATGCCCACGCACCGGCACTCCCAGCGTTTGTGGGCGAGCGTTGCATCGAGCAGTCCCTTGAGGAATCCGTCGATCGGATAGATCTTGTCGAGTTTCTTGATGTAGCGCTCGAAGACTTCCACATGGCGCGCCTCATCCATGGTCTGCGTCGCCGCGTAGAGCTTGGCTTCGTAATCGGGAACACCGTCGACGAGCGAAGCGGCCACCATCATCGCGCCCTGCTCGCCATGGAGAAACTGCGAGAGCATGTAAGCGGCATTGTGCGCGCCGAAGGCTTCCTGCTGGCTCTTCGAGAGCGTCGTCCAGAACTTCGTGGTCTTCACGGCCATGCGCTCGGGGTCGAGGATGTCCGCGGAGGGATCGATCTCGCGGCTCCAGTCGAGCTGCTGATCCGCGTTCCACTGCTCGCGCTTGGCCATGTCATAGAGCCGGCGCAGCTTTTCGATGTCGATCTCGTAGGCCCACTGCCAGACCATGTCGAGGTTCGAGGGGAGGGTTTCCATCGTTTCGGGGTGGTCGATAGCCGTCATGGTTCGCTCCATTTGTAGCTCACGCCGCCCACTACGGGACGTGCGCTGCCGATTCAGCCAACCGACCGATCGGTCAGCTAGCTACAGAGGATGCCCTATCTCGCGGCTCCCATGCAAGTTTTTTTTGGGGGGCGTGCTTCCCTGCCGTGCCTGCTATGTTGGGGCCGGTGGGCGCAAAGCCCTTCATACCGCGTTCTGAGGGGGATTAGAGAGATGCAGCGAAAGGTCGGAAACGCCGTCATTGAGCTCATCGAAGGCGACATCACGAAGGTCCGGGCCGATGCACTCGTGACGGCTGCCAATTCGGGCCTTCGCGGCGGGGGCGGAGTGGACGGCGCCATCCACCGGGCCGCCGGCCCAAGACTGCTGGAGGCCTGCCGGGCCATCGGGGGCTGCCCGACCGGCAGCGCGGTCATCACGCCCGCCTTTGATCTCGAGAGCGGCGGGGTCCGCCACGTTGTTCATGCCGTGGGCCCCATCTGGAACGGGGGCGCCAAGGGTGAGGAAGCACTGCTCCGCGGCGCCTACCGCACCAGCCTGGAAGTGGCCGCCAAGGCGGGCTGCACTTCCATCGCCTTCCCCTCCATCAGCACCGGGGTCTACGGCTACCCGATTGCGCTGGCCGCTCCGGTAGCGATCTCCGAGGTGGCTTCCTTCCTCAGGGGGTCTTCCTCCATCGAGCGCGTCGTCTTCGCCCTTTTCGGCAGCGAGGCGTTCGGACACTTCGAACGGGCTCTCCACGAATTTCTCTGACCGGCCCGCATTTTTCTGCGACCGATTCCGGTCGTCGGCATCGGTAAGACACAAAACAACGCGGCCAGGAATAACCGGCGGCACACACGGGTAGAGCAGGACAAAGGGAACGCGTGTGCGCAATGGCCTGGTGCGCCCGATTTCCAAGGAGCAAGACAGTGACGCATTCCAGTTTTCTCAAGCCGGCCCTCTCGGGCCTCATGGCCATCGGCCTTTTCATCATCGCTTCGCCCGCTCACGCGACCAACTTCAAGGTAGATCCCGAAAAGGGAAACTCCAGCATGACCGCCACTTTCTCGGCGCCGCTGGGCGAGCGCATCACCGCGGTGAGCACCGCAGTCTCGTGTGATCTCGATTTCACCGACACCGGCGAGGCCAGCGGCAAGTGCAGCTTGCCGCTCACCAGCATCAACGTCGACAACGAGCCCGACAAGACCGACCACTTCCAGCAGTGGGCCACCAACAAGCAGAGCGACCCGGCCGAGTGTGCCTTCGAGTTCGAGATTGAAAGCGCCAAAACCCTCGACCTGGTAAAACCCAAAATGCCGATCCAGATGCGGGCCGTGGGAACGTTCACCATCTGCGGGCGCAAGCATGCCAAGGGAGCCCGCGAGAACCTGCGCGGCGCGGTGGTGCTGTTCTCCCCCGGAGAGCGCGGCCCCGGGCGCGTGGTGAAGATCAGCGCCACTATTGAAGGTTTCAACCGCGACGATTACAAGATTGGACCTGATTACACGTCCGGTTGGTTGGCCCGTGTTCAGAAGCTCGCCGATGTCGTCGGTCACGAAGGCACCATCGAGCTCAACCTCTTTGCGTATGAGGCTGCAAAGCAAGCATCCGCCAATTAACCACGGAATCAGGCGTCTGGATCAGGACGCAAAAAGCAGGGCGAGAGTCCATAACATCTCACAAGGAGCGTAGAG
The Chrysiogenia bacterium genome window above contains:
- a CDS encoding diiron oxygenase, which encodes MTAIDHPETMETLPSNLDMVWQWAYEIDIEKLRRLYDMAKREQWNADQQLDWSREIDPSADILDPERMAVKTTKFWTTLSKSQQEAFGAHNAAYMLSQFLHGEQGAMMVAASLVDGVPDYEAKLYAATQTMDEARHVEVFERYIKKLDKIYPIDGFLKGLLDATLAHKRWECRCVGMNMIVEGLALGTFVNMREATTEPLFKDLLTYVIKDEARHVAYGNVYLSEVIQDMHKDDLAEVEDFAFEALSMMRKARIGGGGSGDTHVYNNVLMDAGVDPKDFMNAMMKEYMEGWRPKAMPGQVHTFKDLMMPALARVGLVESERIRKRYKDANVNMFDDVSILKGMEVDLENLEHSLTH
- a CDS encoding O-acetyl-ADP-ribose deacetylase, which encodes MQRKVGNAVIELIEGDITKVRADALVTAANSGLRGGGGVDGAIHRAAGPRLLEACRAIGGCPTGSAVITPAFDLESGGVRHVVHAVGPIWNGGAKGEEALLRGAYRTSLEVAAKAGCTSIAFPSISTGVYGYPIALAAPVAISEVASFLRGSSSIERVVFALFGSEAFGHFERALHEFL